A single region of the Sorghum bicolor cultivar BTx623 chromosome 7, Sorghum_bicolor_NCBIv3, whole genome shotgun sequence genome encodes:
- the LOC8086053 gene encoding uncharacterized protein LOC8086053 — MATPAPLAVEVRCAGCGETLEVENGTTDFACPGCGAAQRLPPELMPPPPPPPPRPRRAIPLPAAAGRAAAEAQDRVPCGCSGALLTAPPGLGGFACPICGVAGRRPQGSAPPTGVAMAQPLHPEPQVLGDPQSHGGQVHPERYKAPIHLEQSQGWRPNHSAYRGEACSSLRADKGVHDGAAQGDSYSHVHVDSHVEPLETSSLVVEDSDPPLKRRRFHGSLSKGSVEAARCSEKENVRVYERRVKARDDGDERHGEAPRERICKVVSKRKASKVPMRTNNKPSVAARTIPVPRGDTLPPWRGTGKGKGVASSSCAEDEEEQQPQGQPTVGPLRLHSPAPSDYGRRTVNYKSQAKQVKKERESNPFVYERIPSDYRFYNHFQQDFYETVIYPRKDPISKMQWVDWKYMEEKDDPIFKEVVAACESKGVKRIMGFKYDWCNEVIAQFYATVYFDKNKAKTMHWMTEGEWYKIKYMAFSRLLGFGQDDANKERIHVERALTNSQLEFMYNPHEDVTLGSIKGLLPSYFCLNRLFRKTLAPKEGDAASIMSTTRNLLARMDSSARPFNVFDFIWEEIRFTSLNPSRSCGYAPYLMYMIEKVTKKNFVKEVKHEPLRIRPQKGHNPVAAPRRAPRSSSPTHKPFSSSVHPFLKTIFCICKSNSMKLNKYNARLKKTNQQLKAIRRHFNIEPPFSPDGSEAEESDPEVFEDPFAAYGTGAAASVPAPAGHDTRLWTEQGEEFGGDEETGMETEDETEEEGNDHEEGDDDDDDDDDDEVDIE, encoded by the exons atGGCGACGCCGGCGCCGCTGGCTGTGGAGGTGCGCTGCGCGGGCTGCGGCGAGACGCTGGAAGTGGAAAACGGGACCACGGACTTCGCCTGCCCGGGCTGCGGCGCCGCGCAGCGCCTCCCTCCGGAGctcatgccgccgccgccgccgccgccgccgcgcccgcgccgcgcCATCCCTCTGCCGGCGGCGGCCGGGCGCGCGGCTGCGGAGGCGCAAGACCGCGTGCCGTGCGGCTGCAGCGGTGCCCTACTCACCGCGCCGCCGGGGCTCGGAGGCTTCGCCTGCCCAATCTGCGGCGTCGCTGGCCGGCGCCCCCAGGGCAGCGCCCCACCGACTGGTGTCGCAATGGCGCAGCCGCTGCATCCAGAGCCTCAG GTCCTGGGAGACCCCCAAAGTCATGGAGGACAGGTGCATCCAGAAAGGTATAAGGCACCCATCCACCTCGAGCAGTCACAAGGATGGCGCCCTAACCATTCAGCCTATAGAGGCGAGGCGTGCAGTTCATTAAGAGCAGATAAAGGAGTACATGATGGGGCTGCTCAAGGCGACTCCTATAGTCATGTTCATGTGGACTCGCATGTTGAGCCACTTGAAACTTCATCCCTCGTGGTTGAGGACTCTGACCCTCCTTTGAAGCGACGTCGCTTTCATGGATCCCTTTCAAAAG GGTCTGTCGAGGCAGCTCGATGCAGTGAGAAGGAGAATGTTCGTGTGTATGAGAGAAGGGTCAAAGCAAGGGATGATGGGGATGAACGACATGGTGAAGCCCCACGCGAACGTATCTGCAAGGTTGTGTCAAAGAGGAAGGCATCCAAGGTTCCAATGAGGACCAATAATAAGCCCTCGGTTGCAGCTCGAACCATCCCTGTGCCAAGAGGTGATACTTTGCCACCATGGAGAGGCACGGGCAAGGGCAAGGGAGTTGCTTCTAGCTCCTGTGCTGAGGATGAAGAAGAACAGCAGCCACAAGGACAGCCAACAGTTGGCCCTTTGAGGTTGCATAGCCCTGCTCCTAGTGATTATGGTAGGCGTACTGTTAATTACAAAAGCCAGGCCAAGCAAgtaaagaaggagagggagtcaAATCCTTTTGTTTATGAGCGTATCCCATCGGATTATAGGTTTTATAATCACTTCCAACAAGATTTCTACGAGACGGTCATTTATCCAAGGAAGGATCCAATCTCAAAAATGCAGTGGGTTGATTGGAAGTACATGGAAGAGAAGGACGACCCTATCTTTAAAGAAGTGGTAGCTGCATGTGAGAGCAAAGGAGTGAAGAGAATCATGGGCTTCAAGTATGATTGGTGCAATGAGGTAATAGCCCAATTCTATGCCACCGTCTACTTTGACAAGAACAAAGCCAAGACTATGCACTGGATGACTGAGGGAGAGTGGTACAAAATCAAATACATGGCCTTCTCTAGGTTGCTTGGATTTGGTCAAGATGATGCTAATAAAGAAAGAATTCATGTGGAACGTGCGCTTACAAACAGTCAATTAGAGTTCATGTATAACCCTCATGAAGATGTTACTCTTGGGAGCATTAAAGGTCTTTTGCCCTCTTATTTTTGTCTTAACCGCTTGTTTAGGAAGACACTAGCTCCTAAGGAGGGGGATGCTGCTAGTATCATGTCAACTACAAGGAACTTGCTTGCTAGGATGGACTCAAGTGCAAGACCATTCAATGTGTTTGACTTCATTTGGGAAGAGATTCGCTTCACATCTCTGAATCCGTCAAGAAGTTGTGGTTATGCTCCTTACCTAATGTATATGATCGAGAAGGTCACAAAGAAGAACTTTGTGAAGGAAGTGAAGCATGAACCATTAAGAATTCGTCCTCAAAAGGGACATAATCCTGTGGCTGCACCAAGAAGAGCACCACGCTCGTCATCACCTACACATAAGCCATTCTCTTCATCTGTTCACCCTTTTCTCAAGACCATCTTCTGCATTTGTAAAAGCAACTCAATGAAATTGAACAAGTACAATGCAAGACTGAAGAAGACCAATCAGCAGCTCAAAGCAATTCGGCGCCATTTCAACATTGAGCCTCCTTTCTCTCCGGATGGTTCGGAGGCAGAGGAGAGTGATCCAGAGGTGTTTGAGGACCCCTTTGCAGCTTATGGGACTGGCGCCGCTGCCTCTGTCCCTGCCCCTGCAGGACATGACACAAGACTTTGGACTGAGCAGGGCGAAGAGTTTGGCGGTGATGAGGAAACTGGAATGGAAACTGAAGATGAAACCGAAGAGGAAGGAAATGATCATGAGGAgggcgatgatgatgatgatgatgacgacgacgatgaggtGGACATCGAGTGA
- the LOC8086054 gene encoding BTB/POZ and MATH domain-containing protein 2 encodes MHHRPFAVAAACDDDDDHISLPRDDIATQSKVIASRCSTWAEMGTHTFEIVGYSLNKGMGIGNFIESAIFTVDRHSWVIRFYPDGATEGTRMFASVALVLMDEGAEVRAS; translated from the exons ATGCATCATCGGCCCTTCGCAGTCGCCGCCGCCtgtgacgatgacgacgatcaCATCTCCCTTCCAAG ggacGATATCGCAACCCAATCCAAGGTGATAGCATCGAGATGCTCCACTTGGGCGGAGATGGGCACGCACACATTCGAGATTGTCGGGTACAGCCTAAATAAAGGCATGGGCATCGGCAACTTTATCGAGTCAGCCATCTTCACCGTCGACAGACACTCTTGGGTAATCCGCTTCTACCCTGACGGCGCCACCGAGGGCACCAGGATGTTTGCTTCAGTTGCTCTGGTACTCATGGACGAGGGTGCCGAGGTGAGGGCATCCTAA